GCCCACCAATTGGAACGAGGCTGGCAACATGCCCGGAGTGAAGCCACACGGCACCGCCACCGCCGGCAGGCCGAGATAATTCAGGCCCCTTGTGCAATGGGTGACGCGGCCGAGCGCCGCCGCCACCGCTTCCGGTGCGCCTTCGGTGGTCTCGGCAATGGTGGGCACGGGCACGGCGAGGGTCGGAAGAAAGGCCATGTCGGCTTCCCCCATGGCCCCGGCGATCCAGGCGGCGCAGGCGCGCGCCCGCATCATCAGCGCCTCGGCATAGCGGAGCGCGGGATAGGCGAGGCCCGGCAGGATGCGGGCGAGCACCTGGGGGGCGTAATCCTGCGGGCGCGCCTCGATATAAGCGCGATGGAGGGTGGCCGCCTCCACCGACATGAGCACCTGCATGGCGGCGTTCACGTAGGCCATGCCGCCCATGTCCTCGCCGATCCGCGTCTCGATGATCCGCGCGCCCCGGTCCCGCAAGACGGCGACGGCCTCGTCCAGGAGGGCGAGGATTTCGGGCGTGGCGGCCGGGCGGTAATAGTCCTGGGGCACGGCGATGGTCAGGCCGGACAGGTCCCCGCTGAGCCCCGCCTCATAGTCGCGCACGGGCGCGGAGAGGCTGGCGCCGTCGCTGGGGCTGGGACCGGCGATGACCGAGAGCAGCCGGGCGGCATCGCGCGCGCTCCGGGCGAGCGGGCCGATGGTGTCGAGGCTGGGCGAGAGCGGCATGGCGCCGGCCAGCGGCACGAGGCCATGGGTGGGCTTCACCCCCGTGAGGCCGCACATGGCGGAGGGATGGCGGATGGAACCGCCCGTATCGGAACCGAGCGCTGCGGGCACGAGCCGCGCCGCCACGGCCGCACCCGATCCGGAGGACGATCCGCCCGAGCAATGGTCGAGGCTCCACGGGTTGCGCCCGTGGCCGTAATGGATGTTGTAGCCGGTGGGCGAGAGGGCAAACTCCGCAAGGTGCAGCGTGCCGAGATCCACCGCCCCGGCGGCATCCAGGCGCTCCAGCGCCACGGCAGTCTCGTCCGGCACCACGTCCTTGCGGATGATGGAGCCGCCGGAGCAGGGGCGGCCGGCGCGATAGAACAGATCCTTATGGGCCATGGGCACGCCCGCAAGCGGACCCAGGACTTCGCCACGGGCGCGGGCACGGTCCACGACGCGGGCGGCTTCGAGGGCGAAGTCCAGGTCAAGGCGCACCACGGCATTGAAGCGCGGGCCCAGCGTCGCGAGGCGCTCATGGGCCGCCTTGGCCGCCGCCTCGGCACTCACCGCGCCACTGGCCACCGCCTCGGCTACCTCCACCACCCCCAGTTCATGAACCGCGCTCATGCCCGCTCCTCCCCCGCCTCGTCGGCGGGCTCGGCGGCACGGAACTGCGCCTTCAGGGTCTCAAAACTCCAGGGCGCGGCATCAAAGGGCAGATGGGCATCCGCCGTCGCCCGCACCACGCCGTTCATGGCGACCGCCACCGCTCGCAGAGGCGGCAAAAGAGCGGACTCGAAATGCACGCCGTTCCACTCCGCCATCAAGGCACGCATATGGTCGGTGGGCATGTCGTCTGTCGCCATGGCTGCCCCTCAATGCACGCCGAGGAAGCGCGTGAGCGCCTTCGGGTCAGCCGCGACGGTGGCCGCGTCCGCCTCATAGACCATGCGCCCGGTCTCCAGGATGGAGACCCGATCCGCCACCGCCAGCGCGCTATAAAGGTTCTGCTCCACCAAGAGGATGGACAGGCCCGCCTGCTTCAGCTCCGCGATGATGGCCTCCAAATGCTGCACCATCACCGGCGCCAGCCCCTCGGAGGGCTCGTCCATGAGGATGAGTTCAGGATCGATCATCAGCGCGCGGGCCACCGCCAGCATCTGCCGCTCGCCGCCGGAAAGCTGGTTGCCATAATGATGGCGCCGCTCGCCGAGGCGGGGAAACAGCTCGAAGGCTTTCGCCACCGTCCAGCCCTCGCGCACGTTCGCCGCCTTCAGCACGGTGAGGTGCTCGGTGACGGTGAGCGAGGGGAAGAGCCGCCGGCCCTGCGGTACCAAGGCGATGCCGCGCTTGGCGATCTCGTGCGGGGCGACGCCCTTGATGGACTGGCCCTTCCAGATCACCTCGCCCTCGCCCACCCGGGGCGGGGAGAGGTTCATGATGGAGCGGATGAGCGTTGTCTTGCCCATGCCGTTTCGGCCGAGCAAAGCGAGCACTTCGCTCTTGCCCACGCTGAGGCTCGCCCCGTGCAGCACATGGGCGTCGCCGTAATAGGAGTGGATGTCGCGCACCTCAAGCATGGGCGCGCGCCTTGCCCAGATAGACGTCCTGCACGTCCGGATTGTCGCGGATCTCGCCGGGCGGGGCTTCCACCAGCAGCTTGCCGTTATTGAGCACGGTCACGTAGTCCACCAGTTGCAGCACGAGGTCCATGTCATGCTCGATGAGGACGAGGGTCAGTTCGCGCGGGAGCGAGCGGATCACGTCGGCGACGATCACGCGCTCCGCCGGCGAGAGACCCGCCGCCGGCTCGTCCAGCAGCAGGAGCTTGGGCTCGGCGGCCAGCGCCATGGCCATTTCCAGCTGGCGCTGCTCGCCATAGGACATTTCCCGCACCTGGGCCCCGCGCCGCTCCTGGAGGCGGGAGAGCGAGAGCGCGCGATGGGCGCGGGCTTCCTCGTCCGGGGTCAGCGCGCCGCTATCGAACAGGGAGAATTTGCGGGGTGAGAGGCCGCGCAGGGCGAGGCGCATATTCTCCTCCACCGTCAGGCGGGGGAAGAGATTGGTGATCTGGAAGGTGCGGCTCATGCCACGGGCGGCGCGCTTGTGCACGGGCTCGCCGGTGACATTGGCGCCATCGAAGCTGATGGTGCCGGACGCGGCGCGCACCACTCCGGTCATCACATTGAACAAGGTGGTCTTGCCGGCGCCGTTGGGGCCGATGATGGCCCGCCGCTCGCCGGCCTTCACGCGGATGGATACGTCGTCCACCGCTTTCAGCCCGCCGAACCGGACGGTGATATGGTCAAGGTCGAGAAGATGGCTCACGGCCCGAACTGCCTTTCAGTTCCGAAACGGCATCGGAGGGGAGGAAGGCCCCCGCGCCCGTGTCAGGGCTTTCGGGCGCGGGGGCCTCTTCCTGGGCCGGCGTCGGTGGATGCCGTGCCGGCCTGCGGAAGCGCGATCAGGACTTCTTGATGCCCTGGAAGGTCCGCGAATAAGGCGGCTGTTTCATATAGGTCTCGGGGTCATAGGTCCAGAACTGAGACACGTTCGGGTAGGTGGTGACCGGAACGTTCCAGTATTTTCCGTCCTTGGCCTTGGTGACCTTGCGGATATAGACGTCGTAGATGGGGTTGCCGTAGGCGTCGAGCTTGACCGGCTTGCCCAAGGGGGAGCCGGTGAGCGTCGTCTTCATCACGGCGTCGATCAGGACATCCTTGTCCGCTGCATTGCCGTTGATGGTCTTGAGCGCCTCGGACACCCACATGGCACCCGAATACATGGAGAAGCCGTAGAGCGAGGGCAGCTTGCCGTAGCGCTTCACATTCTCCGCCACGAACGCCTGGGTCACCGGTACGTCGGAGCCCTCAGCGAAATGGGCAGCGGAGACGATGCCGTCCACTTCATCGCCCATGGTGCGGATCACCGACTGGTCGGTGAGGTTCATGGCCCCCAGCATGGGGATCTGCCCCTTGAGGCCGAAATTGGCATATTGCTGCATGAGACGGGTGGCATCGGCCCCCGTCTCCATGGCGAACACGCAATCGACACCGAGATTCGCGATCTGGCCGAGATAGGGGCTGAAGTCGGAGGTGTTGAGCGGGTGCCAGAACTGGCCCAGCACCTGCCCGCCGCCTTCGGTGAAGGTCTGGCAGAATCCGCCGCACTGCTCATGCCCGAAGGTGTAGTCCTGGCTGATGGTGGCCACCTTCTTGTAGCCCTGCTTCAGCGCCCAGTCGGCCAGCGGCCGGGGGAACTGGCTGGCGGTGTAGCCGGCCACGCGGATCACATTCTTGATGCGCGCGCGCTGGGTGAGATCATCGGCGGCGATGATCGGGATGAAATAGGGCACGCCATTGCCCTTCACGTAATTGGCCACCGCCAGGCCGGTATTGGCGAGCAGGTTGCCGAACAGGAAGTCCACCTTGGCCTGCTCCACCAGGCGGCGGGCCTTCTGGAGCGCGGTGTCCGGGTTGGAGGCGTCGTCCTCCACCACCACTTCCACCTTGCGGCCGGCCACTTCGCCGCCCACGCTCTCGAAATACATGTTGAACCCATCCACCATCTCGCGCCCGCCGGAGGCGACGACGCCGGTCAGCGGCGCCATGAGGCCGATCTTGATGGGCGCGCCCTGCGCACGCGCCACATAGGGACTGGCCACGACGCCGGTGGCGGCGAGGGCGACGGAGGTCTTCAGAAACGTCCTGCGATCCATAACCCGCTCCTTCTGGTCTGTTGTCGTTGGCGGGCCGGTTCAGTGCCGGCCGCGCGATAGCAAATCCCGGACGCGACCGAGGATGCCCTCGGGCGCGAAAATCATGGTGAGGACGAACATGAGGCCGAGCACGCTCATCCAGCGCTCGGTGTAGAGGCTGGCGAAATTCTCCAGCCCGATCACCACGCCCGCCCCGATGAAGGCACCGAACAGCGTGCCGATGCCGCCCGCCACCGCCATCAGCAGCCCTTCCACCGACTGGGAGAGGGCGACCGTGGAGGGGCTGGCGAACTCGTTGAACAGGGCATAGAGCGCCCCGGCGATGCCGGCGAAGAAGCCCGACACCGTGAAGGCCACGAACAGATGCAGCGAGACATTGTAGCCGAGCGCCCGCATGCGGCTTTCGCTGTCGCGGATGCCCCGCAGCGTGAGCCCGAAGGAGGAGCGCACGAAGCGCCACATGGCGAAGGCCACCACCGCCGCCACCGCGAAGACCACGTAATAGAAATGCACATGGTCGGCGATGGCGCCGGGCCGCAGGCTGCCGCGCAGGCCGTTCTCGCCGCCGGTGACCGCTGTCCAGCGCAGGCACACGCCCCACACGATCATGCCCAGCGCCAGGGTCAGCAGCAGGAAATAGACGCCGGAGGTGCGGATGGCGAGCAGCGCGAACACCGCCGCGACCAAAGTCGCCGCCACCACGCCGGCCGCCATGGCGAGGACCAGGTGCTCGCTCACATTGGTGTGCCAGTAGATGGTCACATAGGTGGCCACCCCGAAAATGGCGCCGTGGCACAGGGGCGTGCGGCCGGTATAGCCGGCCAGGATATCCACCGCCATGGCCAGCACGGCGAAGATGAGGATCTCGGTGAAGATGCTCACCTGATAGGTGGGCGCCACCAGCGGCACCAGCGCGAAGGCGAGCGCGCCGATGAGGACCGCGAGGCCACCGAGCCGGGCGGCGCGGGAGGAAGCAAGGAGGCCCGTCATGCCGCCCTCCCGAACAGGCCGAGGGGACGGAAGGCCAGGATCAGGGCCATGGGTCCGAAGATGACGAAATAGGCGAATTCCGGGAACATGACCTGGCCGATGGAATTGAGCAGGCCCACCATCACCGCACCCACCGCCGCACCCACCAGGCTGCCGCAGCCGCCGATGATGACGACCGCCAGCGAGAAGACGAGGATCTCGGCGTCCGCGCTCGGATAGAGGGTCAGGAAGGCGCCGCCCACCGCGCCGCCGAGGCCGGCAAAGGCGGAGCCCAGCATGAAGGTGAGCAGGAAGATGCGGCGGATGTTGATGCCCATGGCCTCGATCATCTCGCGGTCATCCACGCCCGCCCGGATCAGCGCGCCGAGGCGCGTCTTGTAGAGCAGCAGCCAGAGCAGGATGAACATCACCACCCCGAGGCCGAGCACGAAGAGCCGGTACTTGGGATAGAACAGCCCGTTGATGTTGATGGCCCCGCGTAGGATCGCCGGAGCGGGCATGGTGAAGGTGTCGCCGCCGAACACCACCAGCAGCATGTCGTTGATGATGAAAGCGACACCCAGGGTCAGCAGCACCTGCCGCAACTCGAAGCCGCGCACGAAGCGCAGCAGGCCCTGGTCGAGGACAAAACCCGCCAGCGCCACGCTCGCCATGGCGGCGATGCAGCCGAGGAAGAAGCCGGCCCCCAAGGTGGCCGCCACCGTGTAGCCAATATAGCCGCCGGCCAGGTAAAGCGCCCCGTGCGCCAGGTTCACGATGCGCAGCAGGCCGAAGATCAGCGTGAAGCCCGACGCGACGATGAACAGGAGCGCCGCGAAGGTCAGCCCGTTGAGGATATGGAAGGCCCAGCCGCCCATCACTCGGCGGCCTCGGAGAGCGCGTTCGGGCGCTGCGCCAGATACCAATCGGCGATCTGCTCGCCCGTCATGAAGGCCACGTCTTCGTAGGAGGCGATCTTCTCGACGATCTTGCGGAAATATTTCAGCCGGTGCGGCGCGCCCATGATGTAGGGGTGCACCACGATGGCCATCACGCGGGCCGAATGGCGGGCATCGTGGTGGATCTGGTCGAACTGGTCCGAGGCCCGGTCGAAATATTCCGACGCCTTGTGATGCTGGATCAGCATCATCGCCACGTCGTTGCATTCCTGGGTGTAGGGCACGTTCAGGATCGGCTTGGTGCGGGTCTTCAGCACCACCGGCTCGTCGTCCAGCACCCAGTCGCACACATACGAATAGCCCTCCTCCACCAGGATGTCGGGGGTCTCCCAGGTCTCGGTCAGGCCCGGCCCCAGCCAGCCGCGCGGGCGCTTGCCGACAAAGTCGGTGATGACCTTGGTGGTGCGGGCGATGTCCTCGCGCTCGTTCTCCACCTTCTGCATGTTCTTCTGGCTGAAGCCGTGGCCGATGAATTCCCAGTTGCGGTCCAGGGCGGCCCGGGCGATGGGCTCATAGGCGGCGATGGCCGAGCCGTTGATGGCAAGGGCGGCGGGCACCTCGAACTCGTCGAACACCTCCAGCATGCGCCAGAAGCCGACGCGGTTGCCATATTCGTGCCAGGCCCAGTTGGGGATGTCCGGCATGGGCGCACCGCCCGCCGGCGGGGTCAGCACCGTGCGGGGCATGGTCTCCTTGGGATTCCACTCCTCCACATTGACGATGATCCACACCGCCATGCGCTTGCCGTCAGGCAAGGTCAGGCGGGGGCGCTCGGTGATGGCGGAATAGGCGATGCGCTCGGTGGGAAGCATGGTTCAGGCCCCGGCTTCGGCAATGGTGAGGGTGAGGGCGCCCACGCCCTCGATCTGCCCGACGATGACGTCGCCAGGCTCAACCGGCCCGACGCCCGCGGGCGTGCCGGTCATGATGAGGTCTCCGGGCTCCAGGCGATAGGAGCGCGAGAGGTTGGCGACGATTTCCGGCACGTTCCAGATCATTTCCCCAAGGTCGCCCTTCTGGGTCAGCGTGCCGTTGACGGCGAGCGTGATGGCGCCCCGATCGGGGTGGCCGATGACGCTCGCCGGGTGCACCTCGCCGCAGGGCGCGGAGAGATCGAAGGCCTTTCCGGCCTCCCAGGGCAGGCGCTTGTCGCGGCAGTCCCGCTGGCGGTCGCGGCGAGTCAGGTCGATGCCCACCGCATAGCCGAAGATGTGATCGCGGGCTTCGGCCACCGAGAGGTTCACGCCCCCCTTTCCGATCGCCGCCACCAGCTCGATCTCGTACTGGAAGTCGGTGGTATCCGCCGGATAGGGCACGGTGGCCCCGTCGGGCACGATGGAATCGCGCGGCTTCTGGAAGAAGAAGGGCGGGTCGCGCTCGTCCTCGGCTTCCTTCATCTCGCGGATATGGGCGAGATAGTTACGCCCGACGCAATAGATGCGCCGAACGGGAAAGCGCGTCGCGCGCCCGGCTACGGGGAGGCTGACGACCTCCGGGGCCGGGACGACGAAAGCGGCTTGCGCGATTTCGGACATGTTCACGGAACCGCTCACTTGCCCCTCACGCCCTGGTACCAGTCGTAGATCTCCTCGCCATTCCACAGCAGCACGTCTCCTCGGCTGCGGGCATAGTCGTAGACCGCCTCCAGATACTTGATGCGGTGGGGTTGGCCGGAAATGTAGGGATGGATGGCCACCGCCAGGATCTTGGCGCGATCTCCGCCTTCCATGTGCAGGCGGTCGAGCGAATCCTTGAAGCGCTGCAGCCAATAGGGCGATTCATGATTGGCGATGGCCATCATGGGGATGTCGTTGTGCTCCACCGTGTAGGGCAGCGTCACCAGCGGGCCGGAGGCGGTGGAGATTTCGCAGGGCTCGTCGTCCCACACCCAGTCACCGATATATTTGACGCCGGCATCCACGAGGTTCTCAGGGGTCTCGAAGGTCTGGGTCAGGCCCGGGCCAAGCCAGCCGATCGGCCGCTTGCCCGTGAACTTCTCGATCACGTCCATGGACTTGAAGATGGTGCCGCGCTGGTCCTCCACCTTGTGGATGGGCTGCTGGTCATACATGTGGCCCATGAATTCCCAGCCGGCATCGCGCGCCTCGCCGGCCACCCGCTCGTAATCCTCGCAGACGCGGGCATTGATGGAGAGGGTCGGGCGGATGCCCAGGCGCTTATAAAGATCGAAGAAGCGCCACACGCCCACCCGCATGCCGTATTCGTGCCAGCTCCAATTGGGCACGTCGGGCAGCAGCGGCACGCCCTGCGGCGGGGAGAGGATCTGGCGCGCCATGGGCCGGTTGATGTCCCACACCTCCAGATTGACGATGGTCCACAGCACCACGCGGGCATTGCCCGGCAGCTTCAGCGGCGGGCGGTCGACGATGGCGGAATAGGGGGCACGGTCACGGGGCAGAGTGGGCATGTTTACCTCACTGGAATGCGGGGGTGGGATGGACCCTCAAGGTCACGCAGCAGCCTCCCGGAGCGCGGCGATGGAGGGGGACAGGAGCGGGGCGAGCCCCGAATAGAGAAGGCGCGCGCCCCGTCCGACCCAGGTTCCGGCGGTGGCGGCGGAGACGGGCAGGCCGAACGGGCGCCCGAGGGCGGCGAGCCTTTCGGCCACGTCCGCCACCGCCTGTTGCACCTGCGGATGGCCGGCATCCCCGGACAGGCCCATGGAATGGGACAAATCGTTGGGGCCGATGAGGATGAGGTCGATGCCCGGTGCGGCCGCGATCTCCTCCAACGCGGCGATGCCCGCCACCGTCTCGATCTGCGCCACCAGGAAAAGATCCGCGCAACGGCCCGAGGTCTTGGCCACCGCCACAAGCTCCGCGCAGGCCGCCGCATCCTCCACCTGGGGCA
This genomic interval from Aquabacter sp. L1I39 contains the following:
- a CDS encoding amidase, with amino-acid sequence MSAVHELGVVEVAEAVASGAVSAEAAAKAAHERLATLGPRFNAVVRLDLDFALEAARVVDRARARGEVLGPLAGVPMAHKDLFYRAGRPCSGGSIIRKDVVPDETAVALERLDAAGAVDLGTLHLAEFALSPTGYNIHYGHGRNPWSLDHCSGGSSSGSGAAVAARLVPAALGSDTGGSIRHPSAMCGLTGVKPTHGLVPLAGAMPLSPSLDTIGPLARSARDAARLLSVIAGPSPSDGASLSAPVRDYEAGLSGDLSGLTIAVPQDYYRPAATPEILALLDEAVAVLRDRGARIIETRIGEDMGGMAYVNAAMQVLMSVEAATLHRAYIEARPQDYAPQVLARILPGLAYPALRYAEALMMRARACAAWIAGAMGEADMAFLPTLAVPVPTIAETTEGAPEAVAAALGRVTHCTRGLNYLGLPAVAVPCGFTPGMLPASFQLVGRPFSEALLLRAADAYQRVTDFHTRVPPGCGVA
- a CDS encoding ABC transporter ATP-binding protein → MLEVRDIHSYYGDAHVLHGASLSVGKSEVLALLGRNGMGKTTLIRSIMNLSPPRVGEGEVIWKGQSIKGVAPHEIAKRGIALVPQGRRLFPSLTVTEHLTVLKAANVREGWTVAKAFELFPRLGERRHHYGNQLSGGERQMLAVARALMIDPELILMDEPSEGLAPVMVQHLEAIIAELKQAGLSILLVEQNLYSALAVADRVSILETGRMVYEADAATVAADPKALTRFLGVH
- a CDS encoding ABC transporter ATP-binding protein yields the protein MSHLLDLDHITVRFGGLKAVDDVSIRVKAGERRAIIGPNGAGKTTLFNVMTGVVRAASGTISFDGANVTGEPVHKRAARGMSRTFQITNLFPRLTVEENMRLALRGLSPRKFSLFDSGALTPDEEARAHRALSLSRLQERRGAQVREMSYGEQRQLEMAMALAAEPKLLLLDEPAAGLSPAERVIVADVIRSLPRELTLVLIEHDMDLVLQLVDYVTVLNNGKLLVEAPPGEIRDNPDVQDVYLGKARAHA
- a CDS encoding ABC transporter substrate-binding protein, which gives rise to MDRRTFLKTSVALAATGVVASPYVARAQGAPIKIGLMAPLTGVVASGGREMVDGFNMYFESVGGEVAGRKVEVVVEDDASNPDTALQKARRLVEQAKVDFLFGNLLANTGLAVANYVKGNGVPYFIPIIAADDLTQRARIKNVIRVAGYTASQFPRPLADWALKQGYKKVATISQDYTFGHEQCGGFCQTFTEGGGQVLGQFWHPLNTSDFSPYLGQIANLGVDCVFAMETGADATRLMQQYANFGLKGQIPMLGAMNLTDQSVIRTMGDEVDGIVSAAHFAEGSDVPVTQAFVAENVKRYGKLPSLYGFSMYSGAMWVSEALKTINGNAADKDVLIDAVMKTTLTGSPLGKPVKLDAYGNPIYDVYIRKVTKAKDGKYWNVPVTTYPNVSQFWTYDPETYMKQPPYSRTFQGIKKS
- a CDS encoding branched-chain amino acid ABC transporter permease, which encodes MTGLLASSRAARLGGLAVLIGALAFALVPLVAPTYQVSIFTEILIFAVLAMAVDILAGYTGRTPLCHGAIFGVATYVTIYWHTNVSEHLVLAMAAGVVAATLVAAVFALLAIRTSGVYFLLLTLALGMIVWGVCLRWTAVTGGENGLRGSLRPGAIADHVHFYYVVFAVAAVVAFAMWRFVRSSFGLTLRGIRDSESRMRALGYNVSLHLFVAFTVSGFFAGIAGALYALFNEFASPSTVALSQSVEGLLMAVAGGIGTLFGAFIGAGVVIGLENFASLYTERWMSVLGLMFVLTMIFAPEGILGRVRDLLSRGRH
- a CDS encoding branched-chain amino acid ABC transporter permease: MGGWAFHILNGLTFAALLFIVASGFTLIFGLLRIVNLAHGALYLAGGYIGYTVAATLGAGFFLGCIAAMASVALAGFVLDQGLLRFVRGFELRQVLLTLGVAFIINDMLLVVFGGDTFTMPAPAILRGAININGLFYPKYRLFVLGLGVVMFILLWLLLYKTRLGALIRAGVDDREMIEAMGINIRRIFLLTFMLGSAFAGLGGAVGGAFLTLYPSADAEILVFSLAVVIIGGCGSLVGAAVGAVMVGLLNSIGQVMFPEFAYFVIFGPMALILAFRPLGLFGRAA
- a CDS encoding polysaccharide deacetylase family protein; its protein translation is MLPTERIAYSAITERPRLTLPDGKRMAVWIIVNVEEWNPKETMPRTVLTPPAGGAPMPDIPNWAWHEYGNRVGFWRMLEVFDEFEVPAALAINGSAIAAYEPIARAALDRNWEFIGHGFSQKNMQKVENEREDIARTTKVITDFVGKRPRGWLGPGLTETWETPDILVEEGYSYVCDWVLDDEPVVLKTRTKPILNVPYTQECNDVAMMLIQHHKASEYFDRASDQFDQIHHDARHSARVMAIVVHPYIMGAPHRLKYFRKIVEKIASYEDVAFMTGEQIADWYLAQRPNALSEAAE
- a CDS encoding fumarylacetoacetate hydrolase family protein, which gives rise to MSEIAQAAFVVPAPEVVSLPVAGRATRFPVRRIYCVGRNYLAHIREMKEAEDERDPPFFFQKPRDSIVPDGATVPYPADTTDFQYEIELVAAIGKGGVNLSVAEARDHIFGYAVGIDLTRRDRQRDCRDKRLPWEAGKAFDLSAPCGEVHPASVIGHPDRGAITLAVNGTLTQKGDLGEMIWNVPEIVANLSRSYRLEPGDLIMTGTPAGVGPVEPGDVIVGQIEGVGALTLTIAEAGA
- a CDS encoding polysaccharide deacetylase family protein; its protein translation is MPTLPRDRAPYSAIVDRPPLKLPGNARVVLWTIVNLEVWDINRPMARQILSPPQGVPLLPDVPNWSWHEYGMRVGVWRFFDLYKRLGIRPTLSINARVCEDYERVAGEARDAGWEFMGHMYDQQPIHKVEDQRGTIFKSMDVIEKFTGKRPIGWLGPGLTQTFETPENLVDAGVKYIGDWVWDDEPCEISTASGPLVTLPYTVEHNDIPMMAIANHESPYWLQRFKDSLDRLHMEGGDRAKILAVAIHPYISGQPHRIKYLEAVYDYARSRGDVLLWNGEEIYDWYQGVRGK
- a CDS encoding aldolase/citrate lyase family protein; the protein is MSRRLKSMVSGGRPVLAVNPGGVALPVVDALADAGVEALFIDCERTPVSIEGVVVLARAAQARGMAALVRSPTRDPAFLTRYLDCRIDGLVLPQVEDAAACAELVAVAKTSGRCADLFLVAQIETVAGIAALEEIAAAPGIDLILIGPNDLSHSMGLSGDAGHPQVQQAVADVAERLAALGRPFGLPVSAATAGTWVGRGARLLYSGLAPLLSPSIAALREAAA